The following are encoded in a window of Phaeodactylum tricornutum CCAP 1055/1 chromosome 29, whole genome shotgun sequence genomic DNA:
- a CDS encoding predicted protein, producing MFWLFEPHHALFDDRLLIWNNGGPGCSSLGGCLFEHCPVVLGEFPAGYERIDPHTPLQSNTKWAWTNASPMLYVEQPHGTGFSTGTFPHNETEMARDFYGFLRNFYDVFDNYASQQLFLAGESYAGMYIPSLAHYIQQENAKKQNSHINLAGIALGNGWIDADTQGPSVIDYAWWHGMIDSSTKRGLHQIWEQCQAGAVDLPPPFHPFTTPDECNIMGAVLEAAGAGADALNVVPHRHWIECMPGAGRRLDARDDHQSELPGKLLLAHDEPRSVAPYIAALLDAGIRVLIYNGDRDMTTNVQGSEQVLDAMKWKGSGGWNNGSFTRGLWLASETKVGGYSKTYKDLEFVVVLNSGHLVPMNVPEAALDLVTRFLNGTSFVDRP from the exons ATGTTCTGGTTGTTCGAACCACACCACGCCCTCTTTGACGACCGTTTGTTGATCTGGAACAACGGAGGCCCGGGCTGCAGCAGTCTCGGGGGGTGTCTCTTTGAACACTGCCCGGTCGTGCTGGGGGAATTCCCCGCCGGCTACGAACGCATCGATCCCCACACACCCTTGCAATCCAACACCAAGTGGGCCTGGACCAACGCCAGTCCCATGCTCTACGTCGAACAACCACACGGTACGGGATTTTCGACCGGGACCTTTCCGCACAACGAAACAGAAATGGCGAGAGATTTTTACGGCTTTTTACGAAACTTCTACGACGTCTTTGACAACTACGCAAGCCAACAACTATTTTTGGCGGGAGAGTCCTACG CCGGCATGTACATTCCATCCTTGGCACACTACATTCAGCAAGAAAACGCCAAGAAGCAGAATTCGCACATAAACTTGGCAGGCATTGCCCTCGGCAACGGTTGGATTGACGCCGACACGCAAGGACCGTCCGTTATTGATTACGCCTGGTGGCACGGAATGATCGATTCGAGTACTAAACGGGGACTGCACCAGATTTGGGAACAATGCCAGGCTGGTGCCGTGGACTTACCCCCGCCCTTTCATCCGTTTACCACACCCGACGAGTGCAACATTATGGGTGCCGTCTTGGAAGCGGCCGGTGCCGGAGCC GATGCGCTGAATGTGGTACCGCACCGACACTGGATTGAATGCATGCCCGGTGCCGGCCGTCGACTCGATGCGCGAGACGACCACCAAAGCGAATTGCCCGGAAAGCTTTTGTTGGCTCACGATGAGCCCCGCTCGGTTGCACCGTACATTGCCGCACTCCTCGATGCGGGCATCCGGGTTCTTATCTACAACGGAGATCGCGATATGACCACCAACGTACAAGGGTCCGAACAAGTACTGGACGCAATGAAATGGAAAGGTTCCGGAGGATGGAACAATGGGAGTTTCACGAGAGGTCTCTGGTTGGCTAGCGAAACCAAAGTTGGAGGGTACAGCAAGACGTATAAGGACCTGGAGTTTGTAGTGGTACTGAACAGCGGACACTTGGTTCCCATGAATGTGCCGGAAGCCGCGTTGGATTTAGTAACGCGTTTTCTGAACGGAACAAGCTTTGTTGACCGCCCA